From the genome of Candidatus Tanganyikabacteria bacterium:
GGCTTCCGGGCAGGCCGTGCGCGCCGGTTCGGAGCAAAGGGGTGTGGAGCCCGGGAATCGCCGAATCGTGAACACGAAGTATGGAGGCAAGCCGCCCGTAAAGGCTGAACGGGTTGTGCAGCGACACGTCGCGGCTGAGCGAGACCCGGCTTACGGCGAACCCGCGATCGAGGGCCGCGTGCTCAATGGTCGTCAGCAGGTGGGTCTTGCCCTGCCCATACTCGCCCCACACGATGCGGCCCGGAGGAGGGTTGCCTCCGGCGGCGGCAGCCAGATCCGCCACGATCTGGTCGGTCACATTCTTGCGGGCATCCGGAAGCGAACGGGTCGACTGGCGCGTCGGAACGCCAGCGCGCAGGGCTTCGATGACGGAAAGGGCTTGCGTTCTCACGATACGAAGTCCTCCTCCTCGGCCGAGACCAGCGCGGCAGTTTCCACGACTGCCTGCCGAAGGGGCCAGGCGGCTGAGCCCCAGGACCCAGGTCTCGGTCGCTGGCCAAACCCACTCTGGTGCAGTGCCTCCGCGAGGCGATCGGAAACAGTTGAAGGGAGCTTTGGGCCCATTGAATCTAGATGCCGAGCGACATCCACGAGATCGGCCAGGGCGTTGAAACGGGGGGAGGCGACTAGTCCGGTCTGGAGCCTCATCCAGAGGGCCTCGTAGCCCTTGAAACCCCGGGACATGTTCTCGACGACATCTGGCCTGGCCGCGAGAAGGAGCGCAAAGTGCGGCAGCACTTCGGCCTCGTCGATGAGTTGGCGGATGAGTTCCAGCGTGTCCTGCGCCTGGGCCTTAGAGTAGGCAGGCTTCGATGTGATCGGATCGGTCTCGATCAGAATGTCCAGGTCGTCGATGACGACGACCAGCCCCCTGGCTCCCCCAAGCCGGAGCAGGTTGGACAGTGACGTGAGCCAGGCGCGGGCGGTCGACTTTTGCAGCACGTCAAACTGGCCAGTCTGCGTCTTCTCGGATCGTTCGAGTTTAGCTCCCTTCAGCCACTTGAGATATAGCGCGGCGAGCTCCGTCCTGCCCTGGATGAGCCGGGCACGGACCACGCGGCTGGCGAAGGCCGCGAACCCCGGGAGGAGATCCGTGTTTCGGAAGGCCTTGCCGATCTCCTCTCGGATGTCGCGCCTGGCGTCTTCCGGGGGAATCCCACGCTCCTCGAGTAGGGGCACGAGGGCCCCATAGCCGCCGTAGATGTCCCGGTAGCCCAGGCCGTCGACGACCTTGCGGCAGAGACCGTCGACGAGCCTTTCCAGGTCGAGCCGGGCTGCGACCGTCCGGTAGAGCCCCCGGATATCGTTGAGCCGGTGGCCGATATCTCGGGCCGACAGGTGTGCCACCTGGTAGCCTAAATCCACCGCATCCTGGGCGGCACAGCGCAGCAGGTGGCTCTTCCCGCAACCTTCCGGCCCGACAAGCACCTTGACCTTGCTGCTGCCGGCGCCTTCCGGAGGTTCCGGCAGAAGCGTCTCGAGGATATTCGCCCTGTAGCGATCGAGCCACAGGTCCCGGCCCACGGTCATGGCGGCCAGCAGGTCGGAGTCAAGAGGAGGCTCCCCGCGCTCCAGCCCGGACAGGAGTCTAGCCATTCGCCGGTTCCTTGTCGTAGACGGTCAAGCTGGCGAGCCGCATCTCCTTGCCATCCGAATCTGTCACGACGAAGATCTTGTCTTGGCCGCGAGCGAAGCCGAACTCGAACCGTTGGCCCGAGTGCTCCAGGTTGGGAATCGCCAAGAGCCGCGCCAGATCGAAGAGAAAGAGCTCCCTAGGGTAGTCTTGACGGGATGCCGCCCGCAAAGTGAGCAGTTCGTAGATGAGCTTTAGCTCGACGGCATAACCCCATTTGACGTCCCCGCCGTACTTGATCTGGGTGCCGACCTGGAAGGCGAGGAAGAGGTCCTTCTTGAAGCGTTCCGAGTCGAACTTACTCTTGGTTACGCGATCGTAGCGCTTGCGAATCCAGGCCGCCAGGTTCTTCGGGGCAAGTTCGGTCGCCCGCTCTGCCTTGCGGCCGAGCAGCAAGCGCGCGTAGCCTTCGGCGAGCTTGAGATCCAGCTTGAACGGCGGGAAAGCAAACTCGGCAGGGCCTGTCTTCTGGGGACCGAGGCCGGCCTCGCGAAGCGCATCCTCGAGTTGCTGCACATACTGCTCGGTCCGCGTGAACTCCCTCGATCCACGGAGGCTCGCAACAAGTGCCTCGGACCGGGAGGGCCAGCCGCCGTGCGCCTCGGCCAAGGCCGTGGTGAGGTCCGCGAGTGCCTTGTCGAAGTTCTGAAAGTCCCAGGCCGGGTAGGCCTTGCGGACCGTCGCCCAGCTCCGGACGATGCGCCTGGTCAGGGCCGTTGCCTCCGCCACGACGGCCGCGGCGCCAGGGGCCGCTCCGGCCGGTTGTCCGGAATCGGGCATCTTCGGAACAATGGCTTCCAGGGCGTCGGCGGGGGGGCCTGATACGCTATTCACGGGGGCCAATGTGTCTGCGGTGTCCATTGAAACTCCTTTTCGTCTCTCGGAGCCGGCTTCCGAGCCTGTTGACATACCCGGCGGCCTGGCGCCCCGGTCGAGAGACCTCCAAACACATAACGACCGGCTGGCCGCTGATCTTACACCATCCAGACCGCCAGCTACGGAACCATGCCTTCGTCGCTGCCTTGTGCAGGGCCCGTCTGACCAGGGCCTGGAGTGGGCATGCCCTGTCCGCCGGCGAGCGTTCGTGGTGCCAGGCCGAGTCGCTCGGCAAGCCACTTCACCGCACCGCCGATCTTCCGGATCTGCTCTCCGGTTGCCTGGCGCAGGGATTCCAGCCGGCCATGCAGCTCGCGATCGGCCGACTCGGAGGCATGTACGAAGGCCCGGACCTGCACCGATAGATCGGCAACTTGCCGGGTGAGGGACTGCATCTGCGAGTGTACCAGGGGGTGGACCGGGGCCGGGGAGAGCGCAATCGCCGGATCCTCCGGACCCGCAAGGCTCAGGCCCGAAGCTCCTGATTCCGACGCACCGGGATCCGAGGCCGCTGGTCCTTTGATCCCAGAGCCAGCGGCCTCCACCACGAGCTCGGAAAGGCGTGCCTCGAGCGTGTGCTGCCGGGCTTCGAGGCCGCGAAGGCGATCACCCATGGTGGCCATAACGGCGGTGACCTCGCCGATGCGCCGGACTCCGCCCTCGACGGCAGCGAGCCGCGCCAGGATCTCTTGAGGTGCCGCGGGGGCCTGCGGTGTCCCGCTACCGGCCTGCGCCGCCTCCAGCCGACGCTCGAAGTCCGCCAGGCGTGCCACCTGCCCAGCCTGTTGCGTCCCCAGCGCGTCGAGCGCCGCTTTGGAGCCCTCGTAGGCGAGAGCCAGGCGATCGATCGTCTCCTCGAGTCGTTCCCAATCCGGGAAGGCGGCCAGGGCACGCTCTATCCGCGATTCCAATCCTTCGATCGCGGGGCTAGGAACCTCTTCGAACATTGGCTCCGTCATGCCCACATCACAGGGCCGCCAATCGGTCGATCGCGCCGGTAACCCGCCCGGCCCCCCACGCCGCCATGTTTTCCAGCCTTCGAGCGATTCGCTCGAGGGCGGCGATCCGCCGGGCCGACAGGGCAACATCGGAGTCTCGCCCCGGATCCGGTTCGAACGAAGGTAGCGGAGTGGGCGACCGGCCGTTAGCCACGACCAAACTGGCGATCGAGGGGGCCGTCGCAGGGATGCGCATGTGACAGGCCCAGAGCGCCAGCAAGTAGACCTCGCCCAGAATGGCAAAGGCCTCGGCCGCGATGGCCGCCAGCTCTGGATCGCGGGACTGTCCCCGGCTTGCGCGTGTCCGCTCGAGCCCGGCGGTCGCCATCAAGCAGTAGGGGAGGGCGGCAAGCTCGTCTGTGAAGGGCGTCCCGCCGACCACGCCGACCAGGCCGGCATGCAGGTCCTGGTTGCGGGCCACCAGGACCCTCCGGTACCGCCGCACCCAGATCTCGGCCTCCCACCGAAACGTCGGCCTGGACCCCAGAGTGCGGTGGAGATCCAGGATGGCTTCTGGCATGCCGTGGAGCGCGAGCCGCTCGAGTGCCGCTGCCAGGGCCCGCGGGCGCCCCGCCCCGAGCGTCCCGGTGAAAAGGGGGCTCCAGGCAACGTGCCAGTCGTCGTCCGAGAGTCCGGCTACTAGACGCCTGGATTTGGGCCCGACGAGCCGCTCCAGATCCCAGCCCTGACCGGCACCCGCCAGGAGCCAGAATGCTTCGGCCGAGCGCTCGACCGCGAAGACCCGATCCAGAGGCAGGCGTGCCAGGATGCGGCACCAGTACTGCCTGAGCGAGAGTGGAACCCGGTGGGCAGTAACGATCCTGAACGCGCCCAGGAGCGCCCGGTCGAAGTCCGTCGGAGCTGGCTCCGGAGGATCCGGCAAAGGCCGACCTCGCTCCGAAAGCGCGAGGTCGGCATGCTCGGCCACACTGCGCTCCCACCCGGTCTCCCATTCGGGTTCCGGGCCTGGAATCCGGATGATCCGCGACAGCCCCGGTTCGACCGCTGGCTCGTCATAGAACGATGGTGCTTCGCCCGAGGCCTGGCAGTGTATCGCGCACCAGCCGCCGAACGGCACCTCGGCAGCGCTTTCACCCGGGCCGATCGGCAACTCGGCCGGAGGGAGCCATGGGGACGACAGGCTATGGATCGAGACCTGTCGCGTGGCTGGCGATTTCTCGCGGTCGAGCCACGTCAGGCGGCCCGGCGAGACGGTCAGTTCGCCGGGGACAGCCCGCAGGTCAGTTGGCCACCAGCCGTGCCGCATGGCCAGGACGGGCTGGCGTCGGCCTGCCGCGTACAGCACGACCAGGGCCTCCCCGCCTGCCTCGGGCAAGGATGCCCACTCTGCCAGGCGGATCGCGTGATCGCGCCGGCCGTCGAGCAGCCGGACGGAAAGCGGCCTCCGGTCGGCCTTCAAGACGGCCAGAGCCACGGGCTGACCCATGTCGCCCAGGCGGATCGTGAGCACGGCCTCCCCGGCGCGCGCCGCGTGGCACTCCAGCTTCGAATGCGTCCAGACCCCGGGGCGCAGCGGCAGGTCGAGGCGCCACCGGGTCAGGGCAGGCCGGAAGGCGAAGTACACGGGCGGCTCTGTCGCCGGTCGAATCGCGATGAGGCCCTCGCAGGCCTGGCCGGCAAGCTGGATGCGCCAGGTGGCGCCCGCGCGCTCGGCGAAGGCCCCGTCGCTAGCATCGAGGCCGAAGCCGTGCGGCAGCGAGGCTTCGAAGGTCGTGCCACCCGGAGTGTTGCGGATGGCGACATCGGGCCAGAGCCGGAAGGTCACGCAGCCCCGGTTCCGGCCCGTGCCGGCTGCCACAGAGTATGTGCCTGGCAGGGCAGGCAGCTCGCCGAGTGCGTCGGGCGATCGCAGGATCCGCGCTTTCCGGCCGGGGGATTCCTCTTCTAGCGATAGCTGGCCTCGCCAGCCCCGTCCGACCAGGATCCGAGGCCACGTCCTGTAGACCGGGACTCCGTCCCGGGGCCGCAGCATCGCGTCGAGAAGGCCTTCGGGCCCCAGTGCGAGTAGCGGCTGCTCGGAACGCCAGCACCGTCCGCCAGGGCCAGCCATGACCAGGGGAACGTCCGGGGAAATCAGGGCTTCGTAAGCACGCCGACCGGCGAAGCATCCGAGATCCTGGACTGTGTTTCCTTCCAGGAGCTCCCAGCCGGCAGGAAGCAGCACCAGGCGGCGCGCCTGGGCCTTCTGAGCCACCTCGCCATTGGCCGGGTAGAAGAACGCGGGTCGGTCCGGCGCCAGAGCGATCACCTGGCGCCAGAAGACGGCACCCCCGTGGCAGAAGCTGACCTCCCAGGCTCCATCGCCCGATGTCGGGAACTGAACCTCGGCTGTACGGCCACCCTCGACCTCGCAGGGCAGGGTCGTGACCCGGAGATCCTTGTCCCGAATGAGCCAACGGTGGTCGTTCCCGGTGGCTGGCTGTGCGGGCAGGCGGATCACCAGAGCTTTGTCCGGGTGGCTGTCCGGGTCGAACTGCCAGCGTGCAAGCTGGCTGACGGGCGGCCGGCTGTCGCTCCATTCGGCCAGGCCGAATCCGCCGCCGGCCCGCCTGAATCGCGGGTCGCTCAGCAACAGGGTCTGGACTGCACGCTCGCCCAACCCGGCCAGGAGTTTTGAGGCCTTTAGCACCAGCGCCTGGGCCGAGAGAGGAACCCTCGCATCGGTGAGGATTTGTTCGAGGGCGTCGGCGACTCGCGAAGCCGTGGCCTCGGTTTCGGGAAGCCAGTGCCCTGGTATGACCTCCTGCCCGCCCGCGCATGCAAGCTCGGCCAGGAGCGCTTCGTCGCCCACTCCTGCGCAGCTGGCCAGTTGCCGGGCACGGGCCAGCAGGGCGAAGACCGTCGTGGGGACACTGACCTGGGCGAGGATCACCCCGATAGCCTCGGCAGGGGGGAGGTGGCGCTCGGCGAGAAAGACTTCCTCGGGCGAGAAGCCGTCTTCGACCAGGCAGTAGACCAGCTCCGCGATCCCGCCGTCCCCCAGGCCGAGATCGGCAAGGGCGTCGGGCGTGACCGACGCGAGATCAGACACGACCTTGAACCCGAGTTCATCGAGCACGAAGTAGGAGCGCAGGCTCAGCCCGAGATCCGACAGGAAGCGAGTCCAGGGATCCGGAGCCCACCGGAAGCCGGGCCCTGCTGCCCGGCAAAGTGGCTCCGGCCCCGCCGCCACCGAGTTCGAGGCAAAGCCCCAGATCGATTCGAGACAGCGCTCGCGGATAGAGGCGGGGAGCCGATCCAGGACGTAGCAGCCGTCCGGGCCATCGAGTTGCCCGAGCCTGTCGACCTCCCAGGCGGCGAGCGCCGACACCAGGTAAGGGTCGAGCGGGAGGTCCGCAACCGGCACAAGGGCTAGCCGGGTTGGCAACCTCAGGAAACGCCACCAGTCGGGATCGCTCGGGAAGATCCGGCCCCCTTCCATGGCCGGATCCGGGTTCGCGTTCGTCGGTCCCGAGATGCCACGCTGTTTTTCGCCAGCAGGGCCCGTAGTCTCGACGCACTCGTCCGGAGGAGACGGTTCCAAAGGCCCCCTGTCCCCTTCCTGGGGTTCCAAGGTCGCGCCCATAGCATCGCCGCTCGTGCCAGAAGGATCCAGGTCACACGGCTCTTCGTCCCAGTCCTGGATGTCCCCGGCGACGCCTGGCGCGCCCGCCTCCTCGGGCGAATCCAGAGACCAGCCCGACGGTCCCGGAAAAGGCTCCGGCTCCGCCGATCCAAGGTACGGCAACTGCGGCTCCAGGTTCGACACGATTCGCTCTCGGGTACGGGCCTCTCTCACATGGAACGATCGTCCCCCTGCCCTTCTTACCCTGCCGGCCACCGGAACGAATGCGATAACGGGGGTACGATGAATGGCAAAGTCAAGGACCGGAAGGAGGGAAGACCGTGGCGATCCGGGGGGAGGCAAAGGATCCCGCGGCGCTCCGGGGGGACGTGATGGATCCCATGGCGCTCACGCGGGCGCTGGCGCGGAGCTATGCGGCCTACCTGATGGACCTGGTGGGCTTTCGAGATCCGGAGCTGGCCAGGCGGTTCGCCGCGGCCGTGGGCGAGCCGGGCTACCTGCTCAAGGGCCCCCTCGTGGAGAGCACGAGGCCATTTGCCACCGGCCGGACGATCGGGGAACTCGTCGACGAAGGCGTGCTGGACCGGGCCTTCCTCGACCTGGAATCGCGGCATTTCTCGTTGGCCCGGGCCCTTTACCACCATCAAGAGCAGTCCATTCGCGACCTTCGGGATGGCCGGAACCTGGTCGTGGCGACAGGGACCGGTTCCGGGAAGACCGAGGCCTTCGTGCTTCCAATCCTGGACACTCTGCTCCGGGAGCGTCGGGCCGGCACCCTCGCACAGCCCGGGGTCCGAGCCTTGCTCCTCTACCCGATGAACGCGCTCGTCAACGACCAGTTGCGGCGCCTTAGACAGCTCCTGGCCTCCTGTCCGCAGATCACCTTCGGCCGGTTCACGGGGGAGACCGGTCGGTCCGAATCCGAGGCAGAACGCCAGTTCCGCGAGCAGTACGGACCGGACGAGCCACGCATCGAGAACGAAATCCTCTCGCGAGAGAGTCAGCGGGCTCGCCCGCCGCACATTCTCGTCACGAACTACTCCATGCTGGAGTATCTGCTGCTGCGGCCAACGGACACGCCTTTCTTCGACGGCTCCACGGGCAGCCACTGGCGTTTCCTGGCCCTCGATGAAGCTCATCTTTACCAGGGCGCCCTCGGGACGGAACTCGCAATGCTCATCCGCCGGCTCCGCGAGCGCGTCGAGCGCGGGGGCCGCAAGCTGCAGTTCGTGGCCACGAGCGCCACCATGGGAACGGAGGGGTCGACCGACCAGCTCGGCAAGTTCGTCGCCGATCTCTTCGCGATCGACCGGGAGGAGGTTGCAGTGATCCGGGGCAACAAGCTCGAGCACGCCCCAAGCCCCGCGATTCGCTGGACCCTTCCGGAAAGCTGGTACTTGCAGGCGGCGGAGATCCTGGAGCGGGCCCGCTCCGGCCTGCTCCAAGGCGATACGCTTCGGGAGGCCGTACAGGATGCAATCGCGGGGCTCCCACTGCCTCCCGCGGTCGAGCGCGAAGTCGCCCGGATCCTTTCGGAGGGAGGGTCGGCCGAGGCCGACGATCCGGCCAGCGGTGGCGACCTCGGGTTCTACGACGAACCCGGAGGCAGCGTGCCCGCCACCCCGGAGCAGGGGAGCCTGGCGCGGCTGCAGGCATGGCTTCACGCCGTCTTGCGAGGCGACACCCGTCTAGCCCTGGTTCGCGAGGAACTCGATCGCCGCCCCCTGATGTGGCTCCAGGATCTGGCCGCCGCCGCCTTTCCAGAGGAACTGGGCGAGGAGGAGCGGGTTGCCGGGGCGCACGCATTCCTGACGCTGACGGTCCAGGCTAGATCCGGCCCTGAAGACCTGCCGTTGCTGCCGGCCCGCTACCACCTGTTCGCCCGCCCCATCGAAGGGGCGTTTGTGGCGCCTGCGCTGTTCGACTCCGACCCGGCGCTCTCCTTCGGCCTCGAGCGGGTCGAGTCGGTCGCCGCGTGCAACGTCACCTATCCGGCGTTCGAACTGCACGTTTGCGGCCATTGCGGGCAGGGGTATCTCCATGGCAACGCCACGGTCCATGAAGCAGGCAGGTGCCACCTTCGGCCCCGGAACCGCCTCCCGCACTGGGCACGGCAGGCCGAGACGCCCGCCTGGGCACCTTGGCCTTCCATCCCGCCCTCCGGGGGAGGGGGCTCGATGCCCGGCGACGCTGGCGATCTGCAGGGACTTGCCGAGGCGGGCGAGGACTCCAGGCAGGATTCTCGTGGAGCCGAGGACTTCTGGGCTCCTGGCAACTTGTGTCCGGCCTGCGGGTGCTTCGGAGCGGCCAGCTGCGGTTGTGACCTGTCGAACGTGCCCACGTTCCTGGCTACCGACCCCGAGGCCCCTTGCCTTCTTTGCGGACGCAAGTCCGGGATCGGTCCGGTCGCTCCGGGCCAGGACGCACCCGCCGCAGTCCTCTCGACCGTGTTCTACGGCGCCCTCCCCGGCTCGGGGCCAGATCTGGCGGGAGGAAGGAAGCTCCTGTGCTTCTCGGACAGCCGGCAGCAAGCCGCGAGGTTCGCGCCATACCTCCAGAGCTCTTACGACGAGTTGCTCCGGAGGCGAGTGGCCTTCAAAGCCCTCGCCGGGCGCCCGGCAGACGATGAGATCGGCCCGAGTACCTGGGCCGAGGACATCTTCCGGGAGATCCTGAGTCTGAGGCTGTTTCCCCAGGTCACCGACTCTTCGCGACTGAAGCAGGTGGCCAGGGATTGGGTCTGGGCCGAACTGATCGATCGGAGCCACCGCCATACGCTCTTCGGCCTTGGCCTCGCCGCCCGGAGGCTCGGTCCGCGCAAGGTCGGGTCCGCGACGGACGAGCGGTGGCAGCGAGTGGCCGAGCACTTTTGCGCGGCATTCGGTCTGGAGCCGGGGTGGCGAGATGCCGGACGTTGGCAGGCACTCTGGCAAATCCTCCTGGGCACCCTGGTCCGGGACGGCGTCGTCGGATGCTCGGGTTCCTTCCTCTTCGAGCACGATGGGGCGGAGCACCAGTGGCTGGGGTTCGATTACCTGTCACACCGGAGAGATGTGGCCCTTGGCCCAGGCCCGGGCGGAAAGCCCTTGGGATGGTTGCCCTCCCCGTCGAGGCAGGGCACGGCCAACTCCCGGACGGATATCGTTCAGAGGGCGTGCGGTCTCGACCGCCCGAGGGCGATCGCCCTCCTCACGGATCTGTTCGAGCAGTGGGGCGTTGGACGAACCAAGACGGATCCGGTGTGGTTCTCGCCCTCGGATGCCTCCTCTTACTTCATCCCGGAGGATGATTCGTCCTGGGCGATCTGGCGCCCGTCCGAGGTCTGGGTCTGCGACACTTGCGGCTTGGCCACGACCTGGGCGGTCGACGAAGCCTGCAAGGAATGGCGCTGCCGCGGCCGGCTCCAGCGCCAGGGGCCCGACGAGCTGTGTGGTCATTACCAGAGCCTGGCTCGCTCGATGGAACCGATCGCCCTGCGCGCCGAGGAGCACACTGCGCAACTCGAGAACCGCACGGCGGCCCACATCCAGACGGCCTTTCTGGAAGGGCGTGTCAATGTCCTGAGCTGTTCCACCACTTTCGAACTCGGCGTCGATCTGGGTGATCTCCAGGCCGTCCTGATGCGTAACATTCCGCCCCAGACCGCCAACTACCTCCAGCGGGCCGGGCGTGCCGGACGCCGGGGCCACCATGTCCCGGTGGTCCTGACGGTTGCGCAAAGACGCCCGCACGACCTCTACTTCTTCGCGCGACCCGAGGTCCTGGTCGACCCGTCGTTCGTGAGCCCTCCCGTGCTCAACCTCGACCTCCCCAAGGTCCTCGAGCGGCACCGCAACGCAGTCGTCCTGGCCCGCTACTTCGCCTCTCGGCCGGACCGGGCGAAGTCGGTTCGCACGTTCTTCGGCCTCAATACGGCCTTCGAGCCCAGGACCGACGTCCTGGCAGACCTCGAGATCTTCCTGGAGGCGGAGAGCGAGGCTCTCGAAGCCCGGCTGGAGCGCGTCTTCCACTCGCGGCCGCCGGTCGGCTGGGCTCAGGCGCTGGTCGGTCCGGGAACCCCGCCCGAGGACCGGAGCAACCTCGTCAAGACCGACGAGCTGGTGCGGGGGACACTCGCCGAATACCGGGGCGCCATCCGGCAGATCGAGAGGCCGGGTGCCAGCGTGCAGGACACCCGGGAAGTCCTGAAGCTGAAGACTGAGCGGGAGCAGTTCGCCCGGGAGGAGCTCATCGGATTCCTGAGCTCCAAGGGCGTGATCCCGAAATACGGCTTTCCCGTCGACAACGTGGAGCTGAAGATCCACCCAGCGAATGACGCGGATTACCAGCGCGCCAAGACCATCGCCCCGGAGCGCGATCTCAAGATCGCGCTGGGCGAGTACGCCCCGGGCAGCGAGATCGTGGCCCGGGGGAGGATCTGGCGCAGCGGTGCACTGAGCAAATGGCAGGGCTGGACCTGGCCGGAACACGCGTTCCTGGCCTGTGCCTGCGGCTGGTACAAGCCACTCGGGCCTGGCCGGTCGCGCGCCGGTTCCGGAGGCCTGTGCCCGAAATGCAGGCAGGGGACGCTCGACGAGGGACGCTTCGTCGTGCCCCAGCTGGGATTCGCGACCCGTCGTGACCAGCCCTCGAAGCCGATGACGGGCCAGCCCACACGCCAGATCTGGGCCAGTCGGGTGTTCTTCCGGGGTTACATGGAAGGCGAGGAACTGCCGGAGTGGCAGGTGGTCCCGTCGCCGGACGCCCCAGTACGGGTGGGCATCCGGGGTCCCCACGAGGGACACCTCGTCATGCTCAACATGGGGCGATCCGGTCGGGGGTTCGCGCTCTGCGACCACTGCGGCTGGTGTGAGCCCCAGGGGCGGTCCCGGGAGCGCACCAGGGCGGACCGGCAGCATCGGCACCCGAACACCCGGAAGGCCTGTTCAAACCCCGTCAAGCGCGTGTACCTCGGCCACCAGTACCTGACGGATCTGGTGGAACTCTGCTTCGAGGGGCTGCGATTCGACCCGGAGTCCCTTTCCGAGCAGGAGAGGCTCGAGCAGGTGACATTGCAGGGATTCTGGTACTCGCTGCTGTACGCATTGCTGGAGGGCCTCTGCCGGCACCTCCAGATCTCGCAAGGCGAGGTCGAGGGCTGCCTGTTCTGGGCCGAGAACGCCACCCAGCCGAGCGTTGTGTTGTTCGACTCCGCCCCGGGCGGCGCTGGCTACGTCCGGCGGTTGGCGCGGGAACCGGACGTGTTCAGGGCGGTTTTGGCGGAGGCGGCGCAAATCACTGGCGGCTGCTCGTGCGATCCCGGCTCGTCCTGCTATGCCTGCCTGCGCGACTACGGCAACCAAGAGCTTCATGCGCTCCTGCGAAGGGACCTCGCTGCGCGGAGCCTGGGTGATCTCGTCGGGGAGCTCTCGCCGCACTCCTTCCTGGTCTACCCCGACGCGCGGTCGTGGCTTTGGCGCGAGATCGGCCGCGGGTACCGGGCAGACCTCGTGCTTACGCGAATCGGCTTTGGCTCGTCCGGGCCGATCGACTGGGTCGAGCGCTTCCGGTTACTAGCGCGCCAGGGGGTTCGCTTGCGCCTGTTGCTGGCCGAATGGCCGCAATCGAACGGGGTGACCGATGTCAATGCCATTCGCTGGGCCCACGAGATCCAGGGCCTCGTCGACAAGGGTGCCGAGATCTACCGGCTCGCCGGTCCCTGGCCGGTCTTCGAGGTGGACGGGAGGGCCGTGCGGCCCTGCGTGCGCGTGACGTCCGAGGAGGGCGAGATCTGGCTGGAAACCAAGGCGGGCGGGCCACTCGATCTCGGGGCCCTGGAGTTCCCGAGCGGCTGGAGAGTATGGAAGCCGGACGATCCGGTCCGCTGGGATCACGCATGGCAGGCTGCGGGCAAGCCCGTCGGGTCCATGCTCGACCTCGACCCGCGAGGCAGGGGAGCGAGCGTAAGGTTCCTGCAAAAGGGGGAAGCGGTAGACCTGGATGCACTCCTGGGGACCTGGCTTGCCGGCGGATGGCGACAGGCTACCGTGGTCGACCCCTACCTGATCCAGGCCTGGTCGTTCGCCAC
Proteins encoded in this window:
- a CDS encoding DUF2791 family P-loop domain-containing protein, whose translation is MARLLSGLERGEPPLDSDLLAAMTVGRDLWLDRYRANILETLLPEPPEGAGSSKVKVLVGPEGCGKSHLLRCAAQDAVDLGYQVAHLSARDIGHRLNDIRGLYRTVAARLDLERLVDGLCRKVVDGLGYRDIYGGYGALVPLLEERGIPPEDARRDIREEIGKAFRNTDLLPGFAAFASRVVRARLIQGRTELAALYLKWLKGAKLERSEKTQTGQFDVLQKSTARAWLTSLSNLLRLGGARGLVVVIDDLDILIETDPITSKPAYSKAQAQDTLELIRQLIDEAEVLPHFALLLAARPDVVENMSRGFKGYEALWMRLQTGLVASPRFNALADLVDVARHLDSMGPKLPSTVSDRLAEALHQSGFGQRPRPGSWGSAAWPLRQAVVETAALVSAEEEDFVS
- a CDS encoding DEAD/DEAH box helicase, which codes for MAIRGEAKDPAALRGDVMDPMALTRALARSYAAYLMDLVGFRDPELARRFAAAVGEPGYLLKGPLVESTRPFATGRTIGELVDEGVLDRAFLDLESRHFSLARALYHHQEQSIRDLRDGRNLVVATGTGSGKTEAFVLPILDTLLRERRAGTLAQPGVRALLLYPMNALVNDQLRRLRQLLASCPQITFGRFTGETGRSESEAERQFREQYGPDEPRIENEILSRESQRARPPHILVTNYSMLEYLLLRPTDTPFFDGSTGSHWRFLALDEAHLYQGALGTELAMLIRRLRERVERGGRKLQFVATSATMGTEGSTDQLGKFVADLFAIDREEVAVIRGNKLEHAPSPAIRWTLPESWYLQAAEILERARSGLLQGDTLREAVQDAIAGLPLPPAVEREVARILSEGGSAEADDPASGGDLGFYDEPGGSVPATPEQGSLARLQAWLHAVLRGDTRLALVREELDRRPLMWLQDLAAAAFPEELGEEERVAGAHAFLTLTVQARSGPEDLPLLPARYHLFARPIEGAFVAPALFDSDPALSFGLERVESVAACNVTYPAFELHVCGHCGQGYLHGNATVHEAGRCHLRPRNRLPHWARQAETPAWAPWPSIPPSGGGGSMPGDAGDLQGLAEAGEDSRQDSRGAEDFWAPGNLCPACGCFGAASCGCDLSNVPTFLATDPEAPCLLCGRKSGIGPVAPGQDAPAAVLSTVFYGALPGSGPDLAGGRKLLCFSDSRQQAARFAPYLQSSYDELLRRRVAFKALAGRPADDEIGPSTWAEDIFREILSLRLFPQVTDSSRLKQVARDWVWAELIDRSHRHTLFGLGLAARRLGPRKVGSATDERWQRVAEHFCAAFGLEPGWRDAGRWQALWQILLGTLVRDGVVGCSGSFLFEHDGAEHQWLGFDYLSHRRDVALGPGPGGKPLGWLPSPSRQGTANSRTDIVQRACGLDRPRAIALLTDLFEQWGVGRTKTDPVWFSPSDASSYFIPEDDSSWAIWRPSEVWVCDTCGLATTWAVDEACKEWRCRGRLQRQGPDELCGHYQSLARSMEPIALRAEEHTAQLENRTAAHIQTAFLEGRVNVLSCSTTFELGVDLGDLQAVLMRNIPPQTANYLQRAGRAGRRGHHVPVVLTVAQRRPHDLYFFARPEVLVDPSFVSPPVLNLDLPKVLERHRNAVVLARYFASRPDRAKSVRTFFGLNTAFEPRTDVLADLEIFLEAESEALEARLERVFHSRPPVGWAQALVGPGTPPEDRSNLVKTDELVRGTLAEYRGAIRQIERPGASVQDTREVLKLKTEREQFAREELIGFLSSKGVIPKYGFPVDNVELKIHPANDADYQRAKTIAPERDLKIALGEYAPGSEIVARGRIWRSGALSKWQGWTWPEHAFLACACGWYKPLGPGRSRAGSGGLCPKCRQGTLDEGRFVVPQLGFATRRDQPSKPMTGQPTRQIWASRVFFRGYMEGEELPEWQVVPSPDAPVRVGIRGPHEGHLVMLNMGRSGRGFALCDHCGWCEPQGRSRERTRADRQHRHPNTRKACSNPVKRVYLGHQYLTDLVELCFEGLRFDPESLSEQERLEQVTLQGFWYSLLYALLEGLCRHLQISQGEVEGCLFWAENATQPSVVLFDSAPGGAGYVRRLAREPDVFRAVLAEAAQITGGCSCDPGSSCYACLRDYGNQELHALLRRDLAARSLGDLVGELSPHSFLVYPDARSWLWREIGRGYRADLVLTRIGFGSSGPIDWVERFRLLARQGVRLRLLLAEWPQSNGVTDVNAIRWAHEIQGLVDKGAEIYRLAGPWPVFEVDGRAVRPCVRVTSEEGEIWLETKAGGPLDLGALEFPSGWRVWKPDDPVRWDHAWQAAGKPVGSMLDLDPRGRGASVRFLQKGEAVDLDALLGTWLAGGWRQATVVDPYLIQAWSFATLRDVVGLLGSADGRGTLRVVTRRPRSPMDAEAQQAGLTALRRQAGALDVITDVLPERRSDLHDRWLAITRPDGRTDLLVLGRGFDFLDRRSSPPRAEACVLAWHTDLDPSRVPRV